In Desulfuromonas acetoxidans DSM 684, a genomic segment contains:
- a CDS encoding 1-deoxy-D-xylulose-5-phosphate reductoisomerase, whose amino-acid sequence MKSISVLGSTGSIGVSTLDVVAEFPDKFRVVALSAGRQIELLADQIRRFKPDVVSVANPADCPRLQALVQDCSVEIVSGIDGVVSCATLPQAQMVVSAIVGAAGLVPTMAAIEAGKDIALANKETLVTAGALIMDAVQRHKVNLLPVDSEHSAIYQSLSGHQYADVRRLILTASGGPFREFSRDQLEHVTLEQALNHPNWTMGAKITIDSATMMNKGLEVIEAYWLFNIPAEHIDVHIHPQSIVHSMVEYIDGSVVAQLGIPDMKTPIAYALAWPDRLPLSLPALDLCQWADLSFSRPDLELFPCLKLAYEALAEGGSAPIVLNAANEIAVEEFLQQNIQYLDISSVIRQVLDQYRNESIHSIDDVLHCDDRARCIARELIAQGR is encoded by the coding sequence ATGAAATCAATCAGTGTGCTTGGATCCACCGGCTCCATAGGCGTCAGCACTCTTGATGTGGTTGCAGAGTTCCCGGATAAATTTCGTGTTGTCGCCCTAAGTGCCGGGCGACAGATCGAATTGCTGGCCGATCAGATCCGTCGCTTTAAACCGGACGTTGTCTCGGTCGCTAATCCGGCTGACTGTCCACGTCTGCAGGCCCTTGTTCAGGATTGCTCCGTCGAAATCGTTAGCGGAATTGATGGTGTTGTCAGTTGTGCGACTCTCCCTCAAGCGCAGATGGTGGTTTCGGCTATTGTTGGAGCGGCCGGGCTGGTGCCAACCATGGCCGCTATTGAAGCGGGTAAGGATATCGCTCTGGCAAATAAGGAAACACTGGTCACTGCCGGAGCGTTGATTATGGATGCTGTGCAGCGCCACAAAGTTAACCTGCTGCCAGTGGACAGTGAGCATTCGGCGATCTACCAATCCCTTTCCGGGCACCAGTATGCAGATGTCCGGCGCCTTATTTTAACCGCATCAGGCGGTCCGTTTCGTGAATTCAGTCGTGATCAACTTGAGCATGTTACCCTTGAGCAAGCCCTGAATCATCCTAACTGGACGATGGGGGCCAAGATCACCATTGATTCCGCGACCATGATGAATAAAGGGCTGGAAGTTATTGAAGCCTATTGGTTATTCAATATTCCGGCAGAGCATATTGATGTTCATATTCATCCGCAAAGTATTGTGCATTCGATGGTTGAATATATTGATGGTTCCGTTGTTGCCCAGTTGGGAATTCCCGACATGAAAACCCCTATTGCTTATGCCTTGGCATGGCCTGATCGTTTGCCTTTGTCGCTACCGGCTTTAGATTTGTGTCAATGGGCTGATTTGAGCTTCAGTCGTCCGGATCTGGAACTATTTCCTTGTCTGAAGCTGGCTTATGAGGCTCTTGCCGAAGGCGGTTCGGCACCGATCGTGCTTAATGCGGCCAATGAGATCGCCGTAGAAGAGTTTTTGCAGCAGAACATTCAGTATTTGGATATTTCATCCGTGATTCGTCAGGTTCTTGACCAGTATCGCAATGAGTCGATTCACTCTATTGACGATGTGTTGCATTGTGATGATCGGGCGCGTTGTATCGCTCGAGAGCTGATCGCGCAGGGACGCTGA
- the ilvB gene encoding biosynthetic-type acetolactate synthase large subunit, giving the protein MKKTGSQILLECLRLEGVDTVFGYPGGTVINIYDDLMDSPIKHILNRHEQAAVHAADAYARVTGNVGVAIATSGPGATNTITGIATAYMDSIPMVIISGQVPTPLIGNDAFQEADMIGITRPITKHNYLVRDVKDLARIVKQAFYIARTGRPGPVLIDLPKDVQVDSTTFSYPESVELRGYKPTVNANPRQLEKATKMILAARKPVIYVGGGATLSDVSEDLLKFAETIQAPVTTTLMGMASFPKTHPLSVGMLGMHGTFYANMAVTNSDLLIALGARFDDRVTGKIATFAPHAKIIHVDVDPTSIKKNVRVDLPVVGMLDDVLPRLTEKVQRDQDELKETIEATDAWRAQVDEWKEQHPMSYKQTKSTIKPQYVIEKLRELTDDDAIITTEVGQHQMWTAQFFDFSQPRTFVTSGGLGTMGFGLPAALGAQAAFPERQVIDISGDGSFQMNSQELATLVQYRLPVKIVILNNNFLGMVRQWQQLFFDKRYSQTCMELPIDFIKLAEAYGATGLRATKVEEVGDVIKKALETPGPVIMEFKVSREENVLPMVPAGAGLNEMVLAS; this is encoded by the coding sequence GTGAAAAAAACAGGATCTCAAATATTGTTGGAGTGTCTGCGCCTTGAGGGCGTTGATACAGTTTTTGGCTATCCGGGTGGAACGGTTATCAATATCTATGACGACCTGATGGATTCGCCGATCAAGCACATTCTCAATCGTCATGAGCAGGCTGCTGTTCATGCGGCTGATGCGTATGCGCGTGTGACTGGAAACGTTGGTGTGGCGATTGCTACCAGCGGGCCCGGTGCAACCAACACCATTACCGGCATTGCAACCGCTTACATGGATTCGATTCCCATGGTGATCATCTCAGGCCAGGTTCCGACGCCGCTGATTGGTAATGACGCTTTTCAGGAAGCCGACATGATCGGTATCACCCGTCCAATTACCAAGCATAATTATCTGGTGCGTGATGTCAAAGATCTTGCCCGGATTGTCAAGCAAGCCTTTTACATTGCCCGTACCGGTCGCCCCGGTCCGGTTCTGATTGATCTGCCTAAGGATGTCCAGGTTGATTCAACAACATTTTCTTATCCGGAGAGTGTTGAGCTGCGTGGCTATAAACCTACAGTGAACGCTAATCCCCGCCAGTTGGAAAAAGCAACAAAAATGATTCTAGCGGCCCGTAAGCCGGTCATTTACGTTGGTGGTGGCGCGACGCTATCCGATGTCTCTGAAGATCTTTTGAAGTTTGCTGAAACGATTCAGGCTCCGGTTACAACCACCTTGATGGGGATGGCCAGCTTCCCGAAAACGCATCCGTTGTCTGTGGGGATGCTCGGTATGCACGGCACCTTCTACGCCAATATGGCGGTGACCAATTCCGATCTGCTGATCGCTCTGGGTGCCCGTTTTGATGACCGGGTTACTGGGAAAATTGCCACCTTTGCGCCTCATGCGAAGATCATCCATGTGGATGTTGATCCGACCTCAATCAAGAAAAACGTCCGTGTCGACTTGCCGGTTGTCGGTATGCTGGATGATGTTCTGCCGCGCCTTACGGAAAAAGTACAGCGTGACCAGGATGAGCTTAAAGAAACCATCGAAGCGACGGATGCCTGGAGGGCACAGGTTGATGAGTGGAAAGAGCAGCATCCTATGTCGTACAAGCAGACAAAGTCGACCATCAAACCGCAGTATGTTATCGAAAAGTTGCGTGAATTGACGGACGACGATGCCATTATCACCACGGAAGTTGGTCAGCACCAGATGTGGACTGCCCAGTTCTTTGATTTTTCACAGCCGCGCACCTTTGTTACCTCTGGCGGCTTGGGTACTATGGGCTTTGGCTTGCCGGCCGCGCTCGGAGCGCAGGCCGCATTCCCGGAGCGTCAGGTTATTGATATCTCCGGTGATGGTTCGTTTCAGATGAATTCTCAGGAGCTGGCCACGTTGGTTCAGTATCGTCTGCCGGTCAAGATTGTGATTCTTAATAACAATTTCCTTGGTATGGTACGTCAATGGCAGCAGTTGTTTTTTGATAAACGCTACAGCCAGACGTGCATGGAGCTGCCCATTGACTTTATCAAGCTGGCTGAAGCCTATGGTGCAACCGGCCTGCGTGCCACCAAGGTGGAAGAGGTTGGTGATGTGATTAAAAAGGCTCTGGAAACGCCGGGTCCGGTCATCATGGAGTTCAAAGTGTCTCGTGAGGAGAACGTACTGCCCATGGTTCCTGCCGGTGCCGGGTTGAATGAGATGGTTCTGGCCTCCTGA
- a CDS encoding isoprenyl transferase, which translates to MALPEHIAIIMDGNGRWAQRRGLPRIAGHQQGVSTVRSVVEECSTLGIRYLTLYAFSSENWSRPDDEVQSLMALLGQYLSSELPLLLKHCIRFRVIGDLSRLPQEIRASLEQTINETSDNPGLTLTLALSYGSRDEVLRAVRHLASDVKNGNLSEDDISEEVFSGYLDTQGIPDPDLLIRTSGEMRISNFLLWQLAYTELYFCSCLWPDFTVVELKEALADFESRIRRFGAVDPN; encoded by the coding sequence ATGGCTCTGCCTGAACATATTGCCATTATCATGGATGGGAATGGCCGTTGGGCGCAACGGCGAGGTTTGCCGCGTATTGCCGGACATCAGCAGGGAGTGTCAACGGTTCGCTCTGTTGTCGAAGAGTGCTCAACGCTGGGCATTCGTTATTTGACGCTTTATGCCTTTAGTTCGGAAAACTGGTCACGCCCTGATGACGAAGTGCAGTCGCTTATGGCTCTGCTCGGTCAGTATCTCAGTAGTGAATTGCCCCTGTTGTTGAAGCACTGTATCCGCTTTCGTGTGATTGGCGATTTAAGTCGTTTGCCGCAAGAGATTCGTGCTTCGCTTGAACAAACGATCAATGAAACCAGCGATAACCCGGGATTAACGTTAACCCTGGCATTATCTTATGGTTCGCGCGATGAAGTGCTGCGAGCGGTTCGCCACCTTGCCAGTGATGTTAAGAATGGAAATCTTTCAGAAGACGACATCAGTGAAGAGGTTTTTTCCGGCTATCTGGATACGCAGGGAATTCCGGATCCCGACTTGTTGATCCGTACCAGCGGTGAGATGCGTATCAGTAATTTTTTGTTGTGGCAACTGGCTTATACGGAGCTCTATTTTTGTTCCTGCTTATGGCCTGATTTTACCGTGGTAGAGCTTAAAGAGGCTTTAGCGGATTTTGAATCCCGCATCCGTCGTTTTGGTGCGGTTGATCCAAACTGA
- the tsaB gene encoding tRNA (adenosine(37)-N6)-threonylcarbamoyltransferase complex dimerization subunit type 1 TsaB has translation MALLLCLDSSTPCGSVAVCQDGRVLAEMTLDVSGKTHSDYLLRYTDIILEEVGGQLDQIEGLGVVAGPGSFTGLRVGLATVQGLALALKKPIYPVSSLEVVAFSNGPSTIPVMSVIDARKKEVYAACYRWLDGLPHLVGSERVISPQSLIEELCEKTLFVGNGVVSYSHWFLECDHDNVQACPDVNLVPKAGAVGLLIHRKGGAAHSLDPFHLHPVYIRPSDAELQHATTAV, from the coding sequence ATGGCGTTGCTCCTGTGCCTGGATAGCTCCACACCCTGTGGCAGTGTGGCTGTGTGTCAGGATGGTCGCGTTCTGGCTGAAATGACCTTGGATGTGTCGGGTAAAACGCATTCCGATTACCTGTTGCGTTACACCGATATTATTCTTGAAGAAGTCGGTGGGCAACTTGACCAGATTGAAGGGCTCGGTGTGGTTGCCGGGCCGGGGTCATTTACCGGCTTGCGTGTTGGTTTGGCAACGGTCCAGGGACTGGCCTTAGCACTGAAAAAGCCGATTTATCCGGTCTCTTCTCTGGAGGTTGTTGCTTTTTCCAACGGGCCTTCGACAATTCCGGTCATGTCAGTTATTGATGCCCGCAAAAAAGAGGTCTACGCCGCCTGCTATCGCTGGCTCGACGGATTGCCTCATCTTGTCGGCAGCGAGAGGGTTATTTCTCCTCAATCTCTTATCGAAGAATTATGTGAGAAAACACTGTTTGTTGGTAATGGCGTCGTTAGTTATTCTCACTGGTTCCTTGAGTGTGATCATGATAATGTGCAAGCGTGTCCTGATGTGAACCTGGTTCCTAAAGCCGGTGCCGTCGGATTGCTGATTCATCGTAAAGGTGGGGCAGCCCACAGTCTTGATCCTTTTCATCTTCATCCGGTTTATATCCGTCCCTCCGACGCGGAGTTGCAACACGCAACGACAGCGGTTTAA
- a CDS encoding phosphatidylserine decarboxylase family protein, whose protein sequence is MRNQNQPIAVEGYPFVGLFAFVTLVVALLDWSLITVLCLAVTLFSVYFFRNPDRTVPQGEGLVVAPADGKVVFADIVREERYCKDEVLKISIFMSLLDVHVNRVPCSGKVVDQFYNKGQFFNASLDKASLENEQAGMLVETTSGRKVVVVQIAGLIARRIVTYPVIGDVLECGQRFGLIRFGSRLDVYLPKDTVSELRIGDVCVGGETVIGQLQ, encoded by the coding sequence ATGCGCAATCAAAATCAGCCGATCGCTGTTGAAGGCTATCCGTTTGTGGGCTTATTTGCCTTTGTAACCCTTGTTGTGGCTCTGCTTGACTGGAGTTTGATTACGGTTTTGTGTCTTGCGGTCACGTTGTTCTCTGTTTATTTCTTTCGTAATCCAGACCGCACCGTACCACAGGGTGAAGGTCTTGTTGTGGCACCGGCGGACGGCAAAGTGGTGTTTGCCGATATTGTCCGCGAAGAACGTTATTGTAAAGACGAAGTTCTTAAAATCAGTATTTTCATGTCGCTGTTAGATGTTCATGTCAACCGCGTGCCGTGTTCCGGCAAGGTTGTTGATCAATTTTACAATAAAGGACAGTTCTTCAACGCGTCACTGGACAAGGCAAGCCTGGAAAATGAGCAAGCAGGCATGCTGGTGGAAACAACGTCAGGGCGTAAAGTCGTTGTCGTTCAAATTGCAGGCTTGATTGCCCGCAGGATTGTGACCTATCCTGTGATTGGCGATGTACTTGAGTGTGGCCAGCGTTTTGGTTTGATCCGGTTTGGATCACGACTGGATGTTTATTTACCCAAAGATACCGTAAGCGAGCTTCGAATTGGCGACGTTTGTGTTGGTGGCGAAACCGTAATAGGACAATTACAATGA
- a CDS encoding phosphatidate cytidylyltransferase, which translates to MRRGPIKQRLITALIALPVVLLLIFACDTVWFTLALCGVCGIALWEFYRMVLDDSRFIEQVVATTGGIVFLAVSSYWPNHGQHVLAVFFMVFSLIFLARYQDLFRVVLELGLIVVGWLYIPLLISYFAALHDLEHGHLWVLLVLMMTMVCDSCAYFVGTAVGRHRLYPQISPKKSIEGALGGFVGSILSAMVVIPWLIPDTSVASAVVVGAVVGVFGQLGDLFESMVKRSAEVKDSGTLFPGHGGMLDRLDSLLFAFPCVYFCLLW; encoded by the coding sequence TTGAGGAGGGGTCCCATTAAACAACGTCTCATCACTGCTCTGATCGCATTGCCGGTCGTTTTATTATTAATATTTGCTTGCGATACGGTCTGGTTTACCTTGGCACTGTGTGGCGTGTGCGGCATTGCCCTGTGGGAATTTTACAGAATGGTTCTGGACGATAGCCGCTTTATTGAACAGGTGGTTGCTACCACGGGTGGTATCGTTTTTCTGGCTGTAAGCAGTTATTGGCCAAACCATGGCCAGCATGTCCTAGCTGTTTTTTTTATGGTCTTTTCGTTGATTTTCCTGGCCCGTTATCAGGACCTTTTCCGTGTTGTTCTGGAGTTGGGGCTGATCGTCGTCGGTTGGTTGTATATCCCTTTGCTGATAAGTTATTTTGCAGCATTGCATGATCTTGAACATGGTCATTTATGGGTCTTGCTGGTCTTGATGATGACCATGGTTTGTGATTCCTGTGCCTACTTTGTCGGTACGGCAGTAGGGCGTCATCGTTTGTATCCGCAGATCAGTCCAAAAAAAAGTATTGAAGGGGCCTTGGGTGGCTTTGTCGGCAGTATTTTGAGTGCTATGGTGGTTATTCCATGGCTTATTCCGGATACTTCGGTTGCCAGCGCTGTTGTTGTCGGTGCCGTTGTCGGTGTGTTTGGCCAACTTGGTGATCTGTTCGAATCCATGGTGAAACGTAGCGCAGAGGTTAAAGATTCCGGCACGTTGTTCCCCGGCCACGGTGGAATGCTCGATCGCCTTGATAGTCTGCTGTTCGCGTTCCCTTGTGTTTATTTTTGCCTTCTGTGGTGA
- the ilvD gene encoding dihydroxy-acid dehydratase, which produces MPEYRSAKSVQGRNMAGARALWQATGVQSEDFGKPIIAVVNSFTQFVPGHVHLKDLGQLVVKEIEKNGGIAKEMNTMAICDGIAMGHNGMLYSLPSRELIADTVEYMANAHCVDALVCISNCDKVTPGMLMASMRLNIPTIFVTGGPMEAGHARVGDKDVALDLVDAMVVAADPTRSDEDVAAYEGNSCPTCGSCSGMFTANSMNCLTEALGMSLPGNGSLLATHAYRKELFVEAAERIVGLAKAWYENDDARVLPRSIATKEAFENAMRLDIAMGGSTNTVLHLLGVAREAEVDFTMEDINRLSLNTPNLCKVAPAVQHYHMEDVHRAGGVLGILAELDRVGLVHRDVGTVHCNSMGEALEKWDLATSDDSATKRRYLAAPGRKRCLEPFAQETLWESADLDREKGCIRSIDHAYSADGGLAVLYGNLAPEGCIVKTAGVDDSNLTFAGPACIFESQEEAIEGILGDKVKAGDVVIIRYEGPKGGPGMQEMLYPTSYLKSKGLGKACALVTDGRFSGGTSGLSIGHVSPESAEGGPMGLIENGDQITIDIPKRVIRAEVSDDVLNQRRQSMEALGEKAWQPKARQREVSRALQNYAATTTSAARGAVRDLEQLKK; this is translated from the coding sequence ATGCCCGAGTATCGTTCCGCAAAATCCGTACAAGGAAGAAACATGGCTGGCGCTCGTGCCTTGTGGCAGGCGACAGGAGTGCAATCTGAAGATTTCGGCAAGCCGATCATTGCTGTGGTGAATTCCTTCACCCAGTTTGTACCCGGCCATGTCCATCTCAAAGATCTCGGGCAACTGGTGGTTAAGGAAATTGAAAAAAACGGTGGCATTGCCAAAGAGATGAACACCATGGCTATCTGTGATGGTATTGCTATGGGCCATAACGGCATGCTCTACAGCTTGCCGTCGCGTGAATTGATTGCCGATACCGTGGAATACATGGCGAATGCTCACTGTGTTGACGCCTTGGTGTGTATCTCCAACTGTGACAAGGTCACTCCGGGGATGTTGATGGCATCCATGCGCTTGAACATTCCGACGATCTTTGTCACCGGTGGTCCCATGGAAGCGGGACATGCTCGGGTCGGTGATAAAGATGTGGCCTTGGACCTTGTTGACGCCATGGTCGTTGCCGCAGATCCGACAAGAAGCGATGAAGATGTAGCTGCCTATGAGGGAAATTCGTGTCCGACCTGTGGCTCTTGTTCAGGAATGTTTACCGCCAATTCGATGAATTGTCTGACAGAGGCTCTGGGGATGAGTCTGCCTGGTAACGGCAGCCTGTTGGCTACCCATGCCTATCGTAAGGAGCTGTTTGTCGAAGCGGCTGAGCGGATTGTTGGTTTGGCAAAAGCTTGGTATGAGAACGACGATGCCCGAGTGTTGCCACGCTCTATTGCTACCAAGGAAGCTTTTGAGAACGCCATGCGCCTTGACATTGCCATGGGTGGATCCACGAATACCGTGCTTCACCTGTTAGGCGTCGCACGGGAAGCCGAGGTGGATTTCACGATGGAGGATATCAACCGTCTGTCCTTGAACACGCCCAACCTGTGTAAGGTGGCTCCCGCTGTTCAGCATTATCATATGGAAGATGTACACCGCGCCGGCGGTGTGCTCGGAATTCTTGCAGAATTGGATCGTGTCGGTCTGGTTCATCGTGATGTGGGCACTGTTCATTGCAACTCCATGGGGGAGGCGTTGGAGAAATGGGACCTGGCAACATCGGATGATTCTGCAACCAAGCGGCGTTATCTGGCCGCTCCGGGGCGTAAGCGCTGTCTGGAGCCCTTTGCCCAGGAAACGTTGTGGGAGTCGGCTGATCTTGATCGGGAAAAAGGGTGCATCCGCTCCATCGATCATGCCTACAGTGCTGATGGCGGTCTGGCTGTTCTTTACGGCAATCTGGCCCCGGAAGGCTGCATTGTCAAGACCGCCGGTGTTGATGATTCCAATCTGACTTTTGCCGGTCCGGCCTGTATTTTTGAAAGCCAGGAAGAGGCGATTGAAGGTATTCTTGGCGACAAGGTCAAGGCTGGTGATGTCGTGATCATCCGTTACGAAGGGCCTAAAGGCGGACCGGGGATGCAGGAAATGCTCTATCCGACCAGTTACCTGAAATCCAAAGGCTTGGGTAAAGCTTGTGCCCTGGTGACCGATGGGCGTTTCTCCGGTGGTACCTCCGGGTTATCCATTGGCCATGTGTCACCCGAGTCCGCAGAAGGTGGACCCATGGGGCTGATCGAAAACGGTGACCAGATTACCATTGATATTCCTAAGCGGGTCATCCGTGCAGAAGTGAGTGATGATGTGCTCAATCAACGTCGTCAGTCCATGGAAGCGCTTGGAGAGAAGGCCTGGCAACCCAAAGCACGTCAGCGCGAAGTGAGTCGGGCGCTGCAGAATTATGCGGCAACGACAACCAGTGCGGCCCGCGGTGCAGTGCGTGATCTGGAACAATTGAAAAAATAA
- the ilvN gene encoding acetolactate synthase small subunit, which yields MKHTISVLVENEFGVLPRVAGLFSGRGFNIDSLSVAPTIDESISRMTIVTSGDERILEQVTKQLNKLIDVIKVIDFTDQDFVEREMLLVKVTAEAETRAEVLRIADIFRANVVDVTPRSYSLEATGTPQKINALIELLRPLGLKELVRSGPVVLGRGAKGWKSAE from the coding sequence ATGAAGCACACAATATCCGTTTTAGTTGAAAATGAGTTTGGCGTTTTACCGCGTGTTGCCGGATTGTTCTCCGGACGCGGATTTAATATTGACAGTTTGTCCGTCGCCCCGACCATTGATGAGAGTATTTCGCGCATGACCATTGTAACCAGTGGTGATGAGCGGATTCTTGAGCAGGTGACCAAGCAGCTCAATAAGCTGATTGATGTTATCAAGGTCATTGATTTTACCGACCAGGATTTTGTCGAGCGTGAAATGTTGCTGGTTAAAGTGACGGCAGAAGCAGAAACGCGTGCTGAAGTGTTGCGTATTGCCGATATTTTTCGCGCCAATGTTGTGGATGTGACCCCAAGGTCTTATTCTCTTGAAGCGACAGGGACACCTCAAAAAATCAATGCGCTCATCGAACTGTTGCGTCCTTTGGGGCTGAAAGAACTGGTCCGTTCTGGCCCGGTTGTTTTGGGGCGCGGCGCAAAAGGGTGGAAAAGCGCTGAGTAA
- the pssA gene encoding CDP-diacylglycerol--serine O-phosphatidyltransferase, which translates to MKKSFSDRRENVRRGVYILPNLVTTGSLFAGFYGIVASMNHKYDVAAWFILVSAVFDTLDGKIARLTNTTSQFGVEYDSLSDLVAFGVAPGVLMYTWALQPFGKLGWLAAFLYVVCGALRLARFNVQASTVESKNFIGLPIPAAASMVAACVLLFYHLGGTGTIRMVSVLVLIYGLAVLMVSNVPYYSFKDPELYKRRPFGILVLAIVLIIVIVAQPAVMFFIIFLTYTMFSPVLALMGYLRRRREKKVSQG; encoded by the coding sequence ATGAAAAAATCGTTCAGCGACCGGCGGGAAAATGTGCGCCGTGGCGTGTATATCCTGCCCAATCTGGTAACCACTGGAAGCTTGTTTGCCGGTTTTTACGGCATTGTTGCCAGTATGAACCACAAATACGATGTGGCAGCCTGGTTCATTCTGGTCTCCGCAGTTTTTGATACCTTGGATGGCAAAATAGCCCGTTTGACCAATACCACCAGTCAGTTTGGTGTTGAATACGATTCGTTGTCGGATCTGGTCGCCTTCGGCGTTGCTCCCGGTGTTTTAATGTACACTTGGGCATTGCAGCCGTTCGGAAAACTCGGCTGGCTGGCTGCATTCCTCTACGTGGTTTGCGGTGCCTTGCGGCTGGCGCGGTTCAATGTTCAAGCCAGCACGGTCGAGTCGAAAAATTTCATCGGTTTGCCCATTCCGGCGGCGGCCAGTATGGTTGCGGCCTGTGTATTGCTGTTCTACCATCTTGGTGGTACCGGAACCATCCGTATGGTTTCTGTTCTTGTGCTGATTTATGGTTTGGCTGTTCTTATGGTCAGTAATGTGCCGTATTACTCTTTTAAAGACCCGGAACTGTATAAACGGCGGCCGTTCGGTATCTTGGTTCTGGCCATTGTGCTGATTATTGTCATCGTGGCGCAACCTGCTGTAATGTTCTTTATTATTTTCCTCACCTATACCATGTTCAGCCCGGTTCTTGCTTTGATGGGTTATTTGCGACGCCGTCGGGAAAAGAAAGTTTCACAGGGCTAA
- a CDS encoding YdcH family protein, which produces MNLDQEVIGELFAGDPRFRKLYEEHQIFEKQLQQLDNMTFLSDDQEMERKKIQKMKLAGKDEMEQIIKASNP; this is translated from the coding sequence ATGAATCTAGACCAGGAAGTGATCGGAGAACTTTTTGCCGGGGATCCCCGGTTCCGTAAACTGTATGAAGAACATCAAATTTTTGAAAAGCAGTTGCAACAGCTCGACAATATGACATTCCTCTCCGATGACCAGGAGATGGAACGAAAAAAAATCCAGAAAATGAAACTGGCTGGTAAAGATGAGATGGAGCAGATTATCAAAGCGAGTAACCCGTAG
- the rseP gene encoding RIP metalloprotease RseP: MITVVAGILMLGVLVFIHELGHFCVAKLAGVKVLKFSLGFGPRLVSRTWGETEYLISLIPLGGYVQMLGEGVGEEEEPLTEEEKKRSFAEKAVSRRMAIVAAGPIMNLLLPLMLLPLAYMVGVNVPTFLNDPPCIGYVIESSDAANAGFHAGDCIVSVNDQMVTTWTQTDKSLIPLVGARLHFSVDRQGQIVELAVPAENGSLEGLQSLGLMPMRDAVIGTVNAGMPAQKAGLEVGDRITRIGDEAIDSWYQLHNVIQQLAGDEARFVVHRSGRQLEFDIAPQKAESNVWLIGITPQQMMEQRKYGFFEALQIGVHRTGELIDLTLVFLRKLVAGHVPADNIGGPIMVMQIAGQAAQTDFSTILTVLSFLSIQLGILNLLPIPVLDGGHLFFNLVEIVWRRPLSLRAREVMQQIGLGLLLMLMLLAFYNDIVRLFLQGSG; encoded by the coding sequence ATGATAACCGTTGTAGCTGGCATTTTGATGCTTGGCGTTCTGGTTTTTATTCATGAGCTTGGTCATTTTTGCGTGGCAAAACTCGCCGGCGTTAAGGTCCTCAAGTTCTCATTGGGGTTTGGGCCGCGCCTTGTCAGCCGAACTTGGGGCGAGACCGAGTACCTGATCAGTCTGATTCCGCTCGGTGGCTATGTGCAGATGCTTGGCGAAGGCGTGGGTGAAGAGGAGGAACCCCTTACTGAGGAGGAGAAAAAGCGCTCCTTTGCGGAAAAAGCGGTTTCGCGGCGCATGGCGATTGTCGCGGCCGGTCCGATCATGAACTTGCTTTTGCCTCTGATGTTGCTGCCTTTGGCCTATATGGTCGGTGTCAATGTGCCGACATTTCTCAATGACCCACCCTGTATCGGTTACGTTATCGAGTCCTCCGATGCCGCCAACGCCGGTTTTCATGCTGGGGACTGCATTGTGTCCGTCAATGACCAGATGGTGACGACTTGGACGCAAACGGACAAATCCCTGATCCCCTTGGTTGGGGCCCGGTTGCATTTCTCTGTCGATCGTCAGGGTCAAATCGTGGAGCTTGCCGTTCCGGCAGAGAACGGCAGTTTAGAAGGGTTACAGTCTCTCGGTTTAATGCCGATGCGGGATGCTGTGATTGGAACCGTTAATGCCGGTATGCCTGCTCAGAAAGCTGGACTTGAAGTTGGTGACCGTATTACCCGCATTGGTGATGAAGCCATCGACTCCTGGTATCAGCTGCATAATGTAATTCAGCAACTTGCCGGAGATGAAGCCCGGTTTGTTGTGCACCGTTCCGGCCGCCAACTCGAGTTTGATATTGCTCCGCAAAAAGCCGAGAGCAATGTCTGGCTTATCGGAATTACGCCGCAACAGATGATGGAACAGCGCAAATACGGTTTTTTCGAAGCACTGCAAATCGGGGTCCATCGTACTGGGGAGTTGATTGACCTGACGCTGGTTTTTCTCCGTAAGCTGGTTGCCGGACATGTTCCTGCGGATAACATCGGTGGTCCGATTATGGTGATGCAGATCGCCGGGCAAGCTGCACAGACTGATTTCAGTACAATTCTGACCGTGTTGTCGTTTTTGAGTATTCAGTTGGGGATTCTCAATCTGCTGCCGATACCGGTTCTGGATGGTGGCCATCTGTTTTTTAATCTCGTCGAGATTGTCTGGCGACGTCCGTTGTCGTTAAGAGCCCGAGAGGTGATGCAGCAGATTGGTTTGGGATTGTTGCTGATGTTGATGCTCCTGGCGTTTTATAATGATATTGTTCGACTGTTTTTACAGGGGAGTGGTTAA